A genomic window from Aquipuribacter hungaricus includes:
- a CDS encoding LacI family DNA-binding transcriptional regulator: MASIEDVARATGVSTATVSRALRGLASVAEPTRARVQLAAQSLGYVPSAAAASLASGRTKAVGLLTPHVSRWFFAVCIETVEAVLRTHGYDVLLVQLPPGGRTTPGPSRTLPPSRPMLSADLLRKRVDATIVLTLPLVPEELTVLQALGHELVYVGGTVPGLRSVGIDDVAVGRSATEHLLGLGHTDVAYVGASLSPGDWAPPQERYRGYRQAMTAAGLEPGEALVADLTVADGRRTVRELLRRGTLPGALVCACDELAIGVLHELRQAGVDVPGQVSVIGVDDHPHAELHDLTTISQPVAEQAETATRWVMEGLRPGARAGGTEPAPRSERMPTRLVLRRSTGPAQARAT, translated from the coding sequence GTGGCGTCGATCGAGGACGTGGCCCGGGCCACCGGGGTCTCGACGGCGACCGTGTCCCGGGCGCTGCGGGGGCTCGCGTCGGTGGCCGAGCCGACCCGTGCCCGCGTGCAGCTGGCCGCCCAGTCGCTGGGCTACGTGCCCTCCGCCGCGGCCGCGAGCCTGGCCAGCGGGCGCACCAAGGCCGTCGGCCTGCTCACCCCGCACGTCTCGCGATGGTTCTTCGCCGTCTGCATCGAGACCGTCGAGGCGGTCCTGCGCACCCACGGCTACGACGTCCTGCTCGTGCAGCTGCCGCCGGGCGGGCGCACCACCCCCGGCCCGTCCCGCACGCTGCCGCCGTCACGGCCCATGCTCAGCGCGGACCTGCTGCGCAAGCGGGTCGACGCCACCATCGTCCTCACCCTGCCGCTCGTGCCCGAGGAGCTCACGGTGCTGCAGGCGCTGGGCCACGAGCTGGTCTACGTCGGCGGGACCGTGCCGGGCCTGCGCTCGGTCGGCATCGACGACGTCGCGGTCGGCCGCTCCGCCACCGAGCACCTGCTGGGGCTCGGCCACACCGACGTCGCCTACGTCGGCGCGTCGCTGAGCCCGGGGGACTGGGCGCCGCCGCAGGAGCGCTACCGCGGCTACCGGCAGGCGATGACCGCCGCCGGCCTGGAGCCCGGGGAGGCGCTCGTCGCCGACCTCACCGTCGCCGACGGCCGGCGCACCGTGCGCGAGCTGCTGCGCCGGGGGACCCTGCCGGGCGCGCTGGTGTGCGCCTGCGACGAGCTGGCGATCGGCGTGCTGCACGAGCTGCGGCAGGCGGGCGTCGACGTGCCCGGGCAGGTGTCGGTCATCGGGGTCGACGACCACCCCCACGCGGAGCTCCACGACCTGACGACGATCTCGCAGCCGGTGGCCGAGCAGGCCGAGACCGCCACCCGCTGGGTGATGGAGGGCCTGCGCCCGGGCGCCCGCGCGGGCGGCACCGAGCCCGCGCCCCGCTCGGAGCGCATGCCGACCCGGCTCGTCCTGCGCCGCTCGACGGGCCCGGCCCAGGCGCGCGCGACCTGA